The DNA sequence AGAAATTCCTTTCTGTTTATTCCCTCCctcctactttccctatctccatgtTTGCTTAATAAGTTTGAAGTATCTGTTTTAAATTGAGGATAGGCCAATTTTACCAAGTTGAAATGTGGTTTGGCCAAAGTTGGAACAGCTACCTGAGGTAAATCAGTATCAGGGCAGTGGGGGGGATGTTCAAAGAGGGAGATTGGGAAGGAAAAGGGTGGGATGCCCAAATTTAGACCCCTACTCAGATGTCAAAGAGCATACAGAGTTGGATAAGACAGAGAAtgggaagcttatggcagattcTGAGAGTTCAGTACTTCAGAGAGCCTCGAGTagtagagaaagtgcagaggtgAAATGAAAAAGGAAATTTGGAAAGCAAAGGGGGGGCATGAAAACAGATTGGCAAATAAAatgaaggaaaacccaaaggtgtTTTATAAACATATAAAGATCAAgataaagaaagagtagggctgatCAGAGACTAAAGGGGTAACTTGTATGGAGGAAGATTACATGGGCCTAGTTCTTAATGAATaccttgtgtctgttttcacagagagagtgatgatccagacattgtagttaaggaggaggaatgtgaaaTGTTGGATGGGATAAACATAGTGACAGGAAATACTAACATGTTTAGCATCCTTGAAGGTGAATAAATCTCCAGCCTCAGGTGAAGTGTATGCAAGCCTGCTCAGAGAAGCACAGAAGAAAATAGCAGAgactctgaccctcatttcccaaccctctctggctacaggtgtgggggactggaggacagctaacatTGTgctattgtttaaaaagggaggaagggttcGACTGAGTAAATACAGGTCAGCCAGTCTAACACCCGTGTTGGGCAAATTACTGGAAACCGTTCAGAGAGACAGCATAAATCATCATTTAGCTCTTTCGCCATACTGACGAAGCGGCATCATGGTGCGCATGAATGTTCTCGCCGATGCCCTTACAAGCATCAACAATGCAGAGAAACGTGGAAAATGGCAGGTTCTCATCCGACCATGCTCCAAAGTGATCGTGAGATTCCTGACTGTAATGATGAAGCATGGCTACATTGGAGAGTTTGAAATTATTGATGACCACAGGGGTGGGAAAATAGTTGTCAATCTCACAGGCAGACTGAACAAGTGCGGTGTCATTAGCCCCAGATTCGATGTTCAAGTAAAGGAGCTAGAAAGGTGGCAAAATGGTCTCCTGCCTTCccatcagtttgggttcctcgtTCTAACAACCTCAACTGGCATCATGGACCATGAAGAGGCCAAGCGAAAACATACAGGAGGAAAAATCCTAGGATTCTTTTTCTAAAACTTAATACCAGTCTATAATAAAACATTGAAACCAAAAAAGAAATAAATCATCATTTAGaaaaggcacagattaatcaagaacagtcagtgtggatttgttaaggggaagCCATGGCTCATTataattttttgatgaggtaacaagtATGAGGGTCATTGAGGGTggtgtcccttcccacctacatccatgattcctctgacaccttacgtcacatcaacaatttccagttccctggcccctaccgcttcctcttcaccatggacgtccaatccctctacacctccatcccccaccaagatggtctgagggcccttagcttcttcctcgaacagaggcccgaacaatccccatccaccactactctcctccgtctggctgaacttgttctcacactgaacaatttctccttcaactcctctcacttcctccaaataaaaggtgtggctatgggtacccgcatgggccccagctatgcctgtctctttatggggtatgactcattccagtcctactccagccccctcccacaactctttctccggtacatcaatgattacttcggtgctgcttcatgctctcgtcagaacctggaaaaatttattaattttgcttccaatctccacccctccatcattttcacatggtccatctctgacactttccttcccttccttgacctctctgactcaatctctggtgatagactgtccaccaatatccattacaagcctaccgactcccacagctacctcgactacagctcctcacaccctgcttcctgtaaggactccatcccattctctcagttctttcacctccgttgcatctgttctgatgatgctaccttcaaaaacagttcctctgacatgtcctccttcttccttaaccgaggttttccacccatggtcgttgacagggccctcaaccgtgtccggcccatctcccgcacatccgccctcacaccttctcctccttcccagaaacatgatagggtcccccttgtcctcacttatcacctcaccagcctccgcattcaaaggatcatcctccgccatttccaccaactccagcatgatgccactaccaaacacatcttcccttcacccccccctggcggcattccgtagggatcattccctccgggacaccctggtccactcctccatcaccccctacacctcaaccccctcccacggcaccttcccatgcaaccgcagaagatgcaacgcctgctccttcacttcctctctcctcaccgtccaagggcccaaacactcctttcaagtgaagcagaatttcacttgcactttcctcaacttagtctactgcattcgctgctcccaatgcggtttcctctgcattggagagaccaaacgcagactgggtgactgctttgcaagcaccttcagtctgtctgcaagcatgacccagacctccctgtcgcttgccattttaacactccaccccgatctcttgcccacatgtctgtccttggcttgctgcattgttccagtgaagctcaacgcaaactggaggaacagcacctcatcttctgactaggcactttacagccttccggactgaatattgagttcaacaattttaggttttgagctccctcttccatccccaccctctttctgtttcttccccctcctttttgttttttccaataatttatatagatttttcttttcgcacctatttccattatttttaaatgtattccactcatcatttatttcaccccacccccactagagctacctagcttgtcctgctctccattcttaattagcacattcttttagataatatcaccccaccttcaacacctctttgttcttttgtctgtgacatcttttggttatctcctcctatcactgcttgcttgtcccaacaaccctccccccgcCTTCTCTCCCcgccacccacccgcccccccccccccccccccccccccccccccccacccctcccccttaaaccagcttatatttcacccctttcctatttttacttagttctgttgtagggtcatgaggactcgaaacgtcaactgtactcttctccaccgatgctgccagacctgctgagtttttccaggtatttctgtttttgttattgaaGGTGGTGTGTTTGATGTTGTCTGCATGAATTTtggcaaagcttttgataaggttccacatagcGGGCTGGCCAGAAAAGTAAAAGCT is a window from the Carcharodon carcharias isolate sCarCar2 chromosome 7, sCarCar2.pri, whole genome shotgun sequence genome containing:
- the LOC121280334 gene encoding 40S ribosomal protein S15a-like yields the protein MVRMNVLADALTSINNAEKRGKWQVLIRPCSKVIVRFLTVMMKHGYIGEFEIIDDHRGGKIVVNLTGRLNKCGVISPRFDVQVKELERWQNGLLPSHQFGFLVLTTSTGIMDHEEAKRKHTGGKILGFFF